A region of Streptomyces deccanensis DNA encodes the following proteins:
- the ileS gene encoding isoleucine--tRNA ligase, translating to MTEPTYRQVPAQVDLPALEHAVLDFWREQKIFAKSLEQSEGRPEWVFYEGPPTANGMPGAHHIEARVFKDVFPRFRTMRGYHVARKAGWDCHGLPVELAVEKELGFNGKKDIEAYGIAEFNAKCRDSVTRHTDAFTELTTRMGYWVDLDDAYRTMDPEYVESVWWSLKEIFNKGLLVQDHRVAPWCPRCGTGLSDHELAQGYETVVDPSVFVRFPLTSGPLAGEAALLVWTTTPWTLVSNTAVAAHPEVTYVVATDGTEKLVVAEPLVAKALGEGWETTGQTFTGAEMERWTYQRPFELVEFPEAAHFVVNAEYVTTEDGTGLVHQSPAFGEDDLKVCRSYGLPVVNPVRPDGTFEEDVPLVGGVFFKKADEKLTEDLQQRGLLFQHIPYEHSYPHCWRCHTALLYYAQPSWYIRTTAVKDRLLQENEKTNWFPDSVKHGRFGDWLNNNIDWALSRSRYWGTPLPIWRCEENHLTCVGSREELSQLSGTDQSELDPHRPFIDAVTFPCPQDGCGSTATRVPEVIDAWYDSGSMPFAQWGYPYKNKELFESRYPAQFISEAIDQTRGWFYTLMAVGTLVFDKSSYENVVCLGHILAEDGRKMSKHLGNILQPIPLMDQHGADAVRWFMAAGGSPWAARRVGHGTIQEVVRKTLLTYWNTVAFQALYARTSNWAPSAADPAPADRPVLDRWLLSELHALTDQVTGALEAYDTQRAGKLLSAFVDDLSNWYVRRSRRRFWQGDKAALRTLHEVVETVTKLMAPLTPFITERVWQDLIVPVSPGAPESVHLAAWPEADLSAIDPELSKQMVLVRRLVELGRATRAESGVKTRQPLSRALVAATGFDALNPELHAQITEELNVSSLASLSEVGGSLVDTTAKANFRALGKRFGKRVQDVAKAVANADAAALSLALREGTATVEVDGETISLAPDEVIITETPREGWSVASDSGATVALDLEITEELRRAGLARDAIRLIQEARKNSGLDVADRIALRWQATDPAVTAALTEHAPLIADEVLATDFASGEADDTYGAPFTDEPLTLTFRLRKV from the coding sequence ATGACAGAGCCGACGTACCGCCAGGTGCCCGCCCAGGTCGATCTGCCCGCGCTCGAGCACGCGGTGCTCGACTTCTGGCGCGAGCAGAAGATCTTCGCCAAGAGCCTGGAGCAGTCCGAGGGCCGCCCCGAGTGGGTGTTCTACGAGGGTCCGCCCACCGCCAACGGCATGCCGGGCGCCCACCACATCGAGGCGCGCGTCTTCAAGGACGTCTTCCCCCGCTTCCGCACGATGCGCGGCTACCACGTGGCGCGCAAGGCCGGCTGGGACTGCCACGGCCTCCCCGTGGAGCTGGCGGTCGAGAAGGAGCTCGGCTTCAATGGCAAGAAGGACATCGAGGCGTACGGCATCGCCGAGTTCAACGCCAAGTGCCGCGACTCGGTGACCCGGCACACCGACGCCTTCACCGAGCTGACGACCCGCATGGGCTACTGGGTCGACCTCGACGACGCCTACCGGACCATGGACCCCGAGTACGTGGAGTCCGTCTGGTGGTCGCTCAAGGAGATCTTCAACAAGGGCCTGCTCGTCCAGGACCACCGCGTCGCCCCCTGGTGCCCCCGCTGCGGCACCGGCCTGTCGGACCACGAGCTGGCGCAGGGCTACGAGACGGTCGTCGACCCCTCGGTCTTCGTCCGTTTCCCGCTCACCTCCGGTCCGCTCGCCGGTGAGGCCGCGCTCCTGGTGTGGACGACCACGCCGTGGACGCTGGTGTCCAACACCGCGGTCGCCGCCCACCCCGAGGTCACCTATGTGGTCGCCACGGACGGCACGGAGAAGCTCGTCGTCGCCGAGCCGCTCGTCGCCAAGGCGCTCGGCGAGGGCTGGGAGACCACCGGCCAGACCTTCACCGGCGCCGAGATGGAGCGCTGGACCTATCAACGTCCGTTCGAACTCGTGGAGTTCCCGGAAGCGGCGCATTTCGTCGTCAACGCCGAATACGTGACGACCGAGGACGGTACGGGTCTGGTCCACCAGTCCCCCGCCTTCGGTGAGGACGACCTCAAGGTCTGCCGCTCGTACGGCCTGCCGGTCGTGAACCCCGTCCGCCCGGACGGCACGTTCGAGGAGGACGTCCCGCTGGTCGGCGGCGTCTTCTTCAAGAAGGCGGACGAAAAGCTCACCGAGGACCTCCAGCAGCGCGGCCTCCTCTTCCAGCACATCCCTTACGAGCACAGCTACCCGCACTGCTGGCGCTGCCACACCGCGCTCCTCTACTACGCGCAGCCGTCCTGGTACATCCGCACCACCGCCGTCAAGGACCGTCTCCTCCAGGAGAACGAGAAGACGAACTGGTTCCCGGACTCGGTCAAGCACGGCCGCTTCGGCGACTGGCTCAACAACAACATCGACTGGGCGCTCTCCCGCAGCCGCTACTGGGGCACCCCGCTGCCGATCTGGCGCTGTGAGGAGAACCACCTCACCTGCGTGGGCTCCCGCGAGGAGCTGTCCCAGCTCTCCGGCACCGACCAGTCCGAGCTGGACCCGCACCGCCCGTTCATCGACGCGGTCACCTTCCCCTGCCCCCAGGACGGCTGCGGCAGCACGGCCACGCGCGTCCCGGAAGTCATCGACGCCTGGTACGACTCGGGCTCGATGCCGTTCGCGCAGTGGGGCTACCCGTACAAGAACAAGGAACTCTTCGAGTCCCGCTACCCGGCCCAGTTCATCAGCGAGGCCATCGACCAGACCCGCGGCTGGTTCTACACACTGATGGCCGTCGGCACCCTGGTGTTCGACAAGTCGTCGTACGAGAACGTCGTGTGCCTCGGCCACATCCTCGCCGAGGACGGCCGCAAGATGTCCAAGCACCTGGGCAACATCCTCCAGCCGATCCCGCTCATGGACCAGCACGGCGCCGACGCCGTCCGCTGGTTCATGGCGGCCGGCGGCTCCCCCTGGGCGGCCCGCCGCGTCGGCCACGGCACCATCCAGGAGGTCGTCCGCAAGACGCTCCTCACGTACTGGAACACGGTCGCCTTCCAGGCCCTGTACGCCCGCACGTCGAACTGGGCGCCCAGCGCGGCGGACCCGGCCCCGGCCGACCGCCCGGTCCTGGACCGCTGGCTGCTGTCCGAGCTCCACGCCCTCACCGACCAGGTGACCGGGGCCCTGGAGGCGTACGACACCCAGCGCGCCGGAAAGCTCCTCTCGGCGTTCGTCGACGACCTTTCCAACTGGTACGTGCGCCGGTCGCGCCGCCGCTTCTGGCAGGGCGACAAGGCCGCGCTGCGCACCCTGCACGAGGTCGTCGAGACGGTCACCAAGCTGATGGCCCCGCTGACCCCGTTCATCACCGAGCGGGTCTGGCAGGACCTGATCGTGCCGGTCTCCCCGGGGGCCCCCGAGTCGGTGCACCTGGCCGCCTGGCCGGAGGCGGACCTCTCCGCGATCGACCCCGAGCTGTCGAAGCAGATGGTCCTGGTGCGCCGCCTGGTCGAGCTGGGCCGGGCCACGCGCGCGGAGTCGGGCGTCAAGACCCGCCAGCCCCTCTCCCGCGCCCTGGTGGCGGCGACGGGCTTCGACGCCCTGAACCCCGAGCTGCACGCGCAGATCACGGAGGAACTGAACGTCAGCTCCCTGGCCTCCCTCTCCGAGGTCGGCGGCTCCCTGGTGGACACCACCGCCAAGGCCAACTTCCGCGCGCTGGGCAAGCGCTTCGGCAAGCGCGTCCAGGACGTGGCCAAGGCCGTGGCGAACGCCGACGCGGCCGCCCTGTCTCTGGCCCTGCGCGAGGGCACGGCGACGGTCGAGGTCGACGGCGAGACCATCAGCCTCGCCCCCGACGAGGTGATCATCACGGAGACGCCCCGCGAGGGCTGGTCGGTGGCCTCCGACTCCGGCGCGACGGTCGCCCTCGACCTGGAGATCACGGAGGAACTCCGCCGTGCGGGCCTCGCCCGTGACGCGATCCGCCTGATCCAGGAGGCCCGCAAGAACAGCGGCCTGGACGTGGCCGACCGCATCGCCCTGCGCTGGCAGGCGACCGACCCTGCGGTCACCGCGGCCCTGACCGAGCACGCGCCCCTGATCGCGGACGAGGTCCTCGCAACGGACTTCGCCTCCGGCGAGGCCGACGACACGTACGGCGCCCCGTTCACGGACGAGCCCCTGACACTGACGTTCCGCCTGCGCAAGGTCTGA
- a CDS encoding DivIVA domain-containing protein, whose product MPLTPEDVRNKQFTTVRLREGYDEDEVDAFLDEVEAELTRLLRENEDLRAKLAAATRAAAQNQQNMRKPPEPQDQQGGMQQGGMQQQGGMQQQGMRGPGGPVPAGISGPPQQMGGPMGGPPQLPSGAPQLPAGPGGQGQQGPGPMGQGPMGQGPMGQGQMQPQMGQGQMGQGPMGGQPPMQQQMGGPMGGPMGGPMGGPGQGPGGDSAARVLSLAQQTADQAIAEARSEANKIVGEARSRAEGLERDARAKADALERDAQEKHRVAMGSLESARATLERKVEDLRGFEREYRTRLKSYLESQLRQLETQADDSLAPPRTPATASLPPSPAPSMAPAGASAPSYGGNPGGMGGGMGGAPAPAAPSYGGQQQMSPAMTQPMAPVRPQGPSPMGQAPSPMRGFLIDEDDN is encoded by the coding sequence ATGCCGTTGACCCCCGAGGACGTGCGGAACAAGCAGTTCACGACCGTCCGCCTCCGAGAAGGCTATGACGAGGACGAGGTCGATGCCTTCCTCGATGAGGTCGAAGCCGAACTGACGCGCCTGCTCCGCGAGAACGAGGACCTGCGCGCCAAACTGGCCGCGGCCACGCGCGCCGCTGCGCAGAACCAGCAGAACATGCGCAAGCCGCCGGAGCCCCAGGACCAGCAGGGCGGCATGCAGCAGGGTGGCATGCAGCAACAGGGCGGTATGCAGCAGCAGGGTATGCGAGGTCCCGGTGGACCCGTACCCGCCGGCATATCGGGCCCGCCGCAGCAGATGGGGGGCCCCATGGGTGGCCCGCCCCAGCTGCCGAGCGGTGCTCCGCAGCTGCCCGCAGGCCCTGGTGGCCAGGGGCAGCAGGGTCCCGGCCCGATGGGTCAGGGACCGATGGGCCAGGGCCCCATGGGTCAGGGCCAGATGCAGCCGCAGATGGGCCAGGGCCAGATGGGCCAGGGTCCCATGGGCGGCCAGCCTCCCATGCAGCAGCAGATGGGCGGTCCGATGGGCGGCCCCATGGGTGGTCCGATGGGCGGCCCCGGTCAGGGTCCCGGCGGCGACAGCGCCGCGCGGGTGCTCTCGCTGGCCCAGCAGACCGCCGACCAGGCGATCGCCGAGGCCCGTTCCGAGGCCAACAAGATCGTCGGCGAGGCCCGCAGCCGCGCCGAGGGTCTGGAGCGGGACGCCCGTGCCAAGGCCGACGCCCTGGAGCGGGACGCGCAGGAGAAGCACCGCGTCGCGATGGGCTCCCTGGAGTCCGCCCGCGCCACGCTGGAGCGCAAGGTCGAGGACCTGCGTGGCTTCGAGCGCGAGTACCGCACGCGTCTGAAGTCCTACCTGGAGTCGCAGCTGCGTCAGCTGGAGACCCAGGCGGACGACTCGCTGGCCCCGCCGCGCACCCCGGCGACCGCGTCGCTGCCGCCGTCCCCGGCGCCCTCCATGGCTCCGGCCGGCGCGAGCGCCCCGTCGTACGGTGGCAACCCGGGCGGCATGGGTGGAGGCATGGGCGGTGCCCCGGCTCCGGCCGCGCCCTCCTACGGCGGTCAGCAGCAGATGTCTCCGGCCATGACCCAGCCGATGGCTCCGGTCCGGCCGCAGGGCCCCTCTCCGATGGGGCAGGCTCCCTCGCCGATGCGTGGGTTCCTCATCGACGAGGACGACAACTGA
- a CDS encoding YggT family protein, which produces MSVVLTILYIALTVFFIVLIFRLVMDYVFQFARSWQPGKAMVVVLEATYTVTDPPLKLLRRFIPPLRLGGVALDLSFFVLMIIVFILRAVVASGMGAV; this is translated from the coding sequence ATGAGCGTGGTCTTGACGATCCTCTACATCGCGCTGACGGTGTTCTTCATCGTGTTGATCTTCCGGTTGGTCATGGACTACGTCTTCCAGTTCGCCCGCTCATGGCAACCCGGCAAGGCGATGGTGGTCGTTCTGGAGGCCACCTACACTGTCACCGATCCACCGCTCAAGCTTCTGCGGCGGTTCATTCCGCCGCTGCGTCTCGGGGGCGTGGCGCTCGACCTGTCCTTCTTCGTGCTGATGATCATCGTTTTCATCCTGCGTGCGGTGGTAGCCAGCGGGATGGGAGCGGTGTGA
- a CDS encoding cell division protein SepF codes for MAGAMRKMAVYLGLVEDDGYDGRGFDPDDDFEPELDPEPERDHRRHEPVHQSHQSHQSQRDESVRVVQPPVQREPVAHATSLPAESARPARIAPVASITQERSSLEKNAPVIMPKVVSEREPYRITTLHPRTYNEARTIGEHFREGTPVIMNLTEMDDTDAKRLVDFAAGLVFGLHGSIERVTQKVFLLSPANVDVTAEDKARIAEGGFFNQS; via the coding sequence ATGGCCGGCGCGATGCGCAAGATGGCGGTCTACCTCGGCCTCGTGGAGGACGATGGGTACGACGGCAGGGGATTCGACCCCGACGACGACTTCGAGCCCGAGCTCGACCCGGAGCCCGAGCGTGACCACCGCCGGCACGAGCCGGTGCACCAGTCACACCAGTCACATCAGTCCCAAAGGGATGAATCGGTACGAGTGGTGCAGCCCCCGGTGCAGCGTGAACCGGTGGCGCACGCCACTTCGCTCCCCGCGGAATCGGCGCGACCCGCCCGGATCGCTCCCGTGGCGTCCATCACACAAGAACGTTCGAGTCTGGAGAAGAACGCACCGGTGATCATGCCCAAGGTCGTGTCCGAGCGAGAGCCTTACCGGATCACCACGTTGCACCCGCGGACCTACAACGAGGCCCGTACCATCGGGGAACACTTCCGTGAGGGCACCCCGGTGATCATGAATCTGACTGAGATGGACGACACAGATGCGAAGCGACTTGTCGACTTTGCGGCCGGTTTGGTGTTTGGTCTTCACGGCAGCATCGAGCGGGTGACGCAGAAGGTGTTCCTGTTGTCGCCTGCTAACGTCGATGTCACGGCGGAGGACAAGGCCCGCATCGCAGAGGGCGGGTTCTTCAACCAGAGCTGA
- a CDS encoding YggS family pyridoxal phosphate-dependent enzyme — protein MTDRKAQLAANLAKVEDRIAAACVAAGRKRDEVTLIVVTKTYPASDVRILSELGVRHVAENKDQDAAPKAAECSDLSLVWHFVGQLQTNKVRSVVRYADLVQSVDRSRLVTTLSKEAVRVGREVGCLIQVALDADESGRGERGGVGPGGIEELADLLAESPGVRVDGLMTVAPLTGEYAGRQRAAFERLMDLSTDLRRAHPAANMVSAGMSADLEDAVAAGATHVRVGTAVLGVRPGLG, from the coding sequence ATGACCGACCGTAAGGCACAACTCGCCGCGAACCTGGCGAAGGTGGAGGACCGCATCGCGGCGGCGTGCGTGGCCGCGGGCCGCAAGCGGGACGAGGTGACCCTGATCGTGGTCACCAAGACCTACCCGGCGAGCGATGTGCGGATCCTGTCGGAACTCGGTGTGCGCCACGTCGCCGAGAACAAGGACCAGGACGCGGCCCCGAAGGCGGCCGAATGCTCGGATCTGTCCCTTGTGTGGCACTTCGTGGGCCAGTTGCAGACCAACAAGGTCCGTTCTGTGGTGCGTTACGCGGATCTCGTGCAGTCCGTCGATCGTTCCAGGCTTGTCACGACTCTGTCGAAAGAGGCCGTTCGGGTCGGCCGTGAGGTGGGATGTCTCATCCAGGTCGCGCTCGACGCCGACGAGAGCGGCCGCGGGGAGCGAGGAGGTGTCGGTCCGGGCGGAATCGAAGAGTTGGCCGACCTCCTGGCGGAGTCGCCGGGGGTGCGGGTCGATGGTCTGATGACCGTGGCGCCGCTCACCGGGGAGTACGCCGGACGCCAACGGGCCGCGTTCGAGCGGTTGATGGATTTGTCGACCGACCTGCGCCGAGCCCATCCGGCTGCGAACATGGTCTCCGCAGGGATGAGTGCGGACCTCGAGGATGCCGTGGCGGCCGGAGCGACACATGTACGCGTCGGCACTGCGGTACTCGGAGTCCGTCCCGGGCTCGGGTAA
- the pgeF gene encoding peptidoglycan editing factor PgeF, giving the protein MIGQRENVSGAHFAFTDRWGGVSAAPYEELNLGGAVGDDAAAVTTNRELAAKSLGLEPDRVVWMNQVHGADVAVVDGPWGAGSAADSGPDSCSGAVPAVDAIVTTRRGLALAVLTADCVPVLLADPVAGVVAAAHAGRPGMIAGVVPAAVRAMTELGADPARIVARTGPAVCGRCYEVPEAMRAEVATVEPAAYAETSWGTPSVDVCAGVHAQLERSGVRDREQSPVCTLESRDHFSYRRDRATGRLAGYVWLD; this is encoded by the coding sequence GTGATAGGACAGCGCGAGAACGTGAGCGGCGCGCACTTCGCCTTCACCGACAGGTGGGGCGGGGTGAGCGCCGCTCCGTATGAGGAGCTCAATCTCGGCGGCGCGGTCGGGGACGACGCCGCCGCCGTGACGACCAACCGGGAGCTGGCGGCCAAGTCGCTGGGCCTGGAGCCCGACCGGGTCGTCTGGATGAACCAGGTGCACGGCGCGGACGTGGCCGTGGTCGACGGACCGTGGGGCGCCGGATCCGCCGCCGACTCCGGCCCCGACTCCTGCTCCGGCGCCGTCCCGGCCGTCGACGCGATCGTCACCACCCGGCGCGGTCTCGCGCTCGCCGTCCTCACCGCCGACTGCGTTCCGGTGCTGCTGGCCGACCCCGTCGCCGGGGTCGTCGCCGCCGCCCACGCGGGCCGGCCCGGCATGATCGCCGGGGTCGTCCCCGCGGCGGTACGGGCCATGACCGAACTCGGCGCCGACCCGGCCCGGATCGTCGCCCGCACCGGACCCGCCGTCTGCGGCCGGTGTTACGAAGTGCCCGAGGCGATGCGCGCCGAGGTGGCCACCGTCGAGCCGGCGGCGTACGCCGAGACCAGTTGGGGCACGCCCTCCGTGGATGTGTGCGCCGGAGTGCACGCACAGCTGGAGCGCTCCGGAGTGCGCGACCGGGAGCAGTCGCCGGTGTGCACGCTGGAGTCGCGCGATCACTTCTCGTACCGCCGCGACCGCGCCACAGGGCGACTCGCGGGATATGTCTGGCTGGACTGA
- the ftsZ gene encoding cell division protein FtsZ, whose translation MAAPQNYLAVIKVIGVGGGGVNAINRMIEVGLKGVEFIAINTDAQALLMSDADVKLDVGRELTRGLGAGANPAVGRKAAEDHREEIEEVLKGADMVFVTAGEGGGTGTGGAPVVANIARSLGALTIGVVTRPFTFEGRRRANQAEDGIAELREEVDTLIVIPNDRLLSISDRQVSVLDAFKSADQVLLSGVQGITDLITTPGLINLDFADVKSVMSEAGSALMGIGSARGDDRAVAAAEMAISSPLLEASIDGARGVLLSISGGSDLGLFEINEAAQLVSEAAHPEANIIFGAVIDDALGDEVRVTVIAAGFDGGQPPAKRDNILGSAAAKREEPAPARPAESRPSFGSLGSVKPKEEPAAPAPEPVNEVPVAPPVPPSRSYSDSAAEELDVPDFLK comes from the coding sequence GTGGCAGCACCGCAGAACTACCTCGCAGTCATCAAAGTCATCGGTGTCGGCGGCGGTGGTGTCAATGCCATCAACCGGATGATCGAGGTCGGTCTCAAGGGCGTCGAGTTCATCGCCATCAACACCGACGCGCAAGCTCTGTTGATGAGCGACGCCGACGTCAAGCTCGACGTCGGCCGGGAACTCACCCGCGGACTCGGCGCCGGCGCCAACCCGGCCGTCGGCCGGAAGGCCGCCGAGGACCACCGCGAGGAGATCGAGGAGGTCCTCAAGGGGGCCGACATGGTCTTCGTGACGGCCGGCGAGGGCGGCGGCACCGGCACCGGCGGCGCGCCCGTCGTGGCCAACATCGCCCGCTCCCTCGGCGCCCTCACCATCGGCGTGGTCACCCGCCCGTTCACCTTCGAGGGCCGCCGCCGCGCCAACCAGGCCGAGGACGGCATCGCCGAGCTGCGCGAAGAGGTCGACACCCTCATCGTCATCCCGAACGACCGGCTGCTCTCCATCTCGGACCGCCAGGTCTCCGTGCTGGACGCGTTCAAGTCGGCCGACCAGGTCCTGCTCTCCGGTGTCCAGGGCATCACCGACCTCATCACCACCCCCGGTCTGATCAACCTCGACTTCGCCGACGTCAAGTCGGTCATGTCCGAGGCCGGTTCGGCCCTCATGGGCATCGGCTCGGCCCGTGGCGACGACCGCGCGGTGGCCGCCGCCGAGATGGCGATCTCCTCGCCGCTCCTCGAGGCCTCCATCGACGGCGCCCGCGGCGTCCTGCTCTCCATCTCCGGTGGTTCGGACCTCGGTCTGTTCGAGATCAACGAGGCCGCCCAGCTGGTCAGCGAGGCCGCGCACCCCGAGGCCAACATCATCTTCGGTGCGGTCATCGACGACGCCCTCGGCGACGAGGTCCGGGTCACGGTCATCGCGGCCGGCTTCGACGGCGGTCAGCCCCCGGCCAAGCGGGACAACATCCTCGGCTCGGCCGCGGCCAAGCGCGAGGAGCCCGCCCCGGCGCGACCCGCCGAGAGCCGCCCGTCCTTCGGCTCGCTCGGCAGCGTCAAGCCGAAGGAGGAGCCGGCGGCGCCCGCCCCGGAGCCGGTGAACGAGGTTCCGGTCGCCCCGCCGGTCCCGCCGTCCCGGTCCTACTCGGACAGCGCCGCCGAGGAGCTGGACGTGCCGGACTTCCTCAAGTGA
- a CDS encoding cell division protein FtsQ/DivIB, which translates to MAGATTAERGADEDLDSGPPSRRRLPGPRALIAAAVALVLIGGVAVWALYGSSWLRTERVSVSGTRVLTETQVREAAAVPLGDPLISVDLDAIESRLLQKLRRIDSVEVTRSWPHGIGLKVSERTPVLIVEAAGNSGKYVEVDAKGVRFATVSRAPEGVPVLELTVSRSGSSAASLRRFGEDRLVREAVRVADAIPAAIARETLVVKVRSYDAISLELSGARTVAWGSAEKGRAKARALTALLKAAPGAAHFDVSVPTAPASSGS; encoded by the coding sequence GTGGCCGGAGCGACCACCGCCGAGCGCGGCGCGGACGAGGATCTGGATTCCGGCCCGCCGTCGCGGCGGCGGCTCCCCGGCCCCCGGGCGCTGATCGCCGCCGCGGTCGCCCTGGTCCTGATCGGGGGCGTCGCCGTCTGGGCCCTGTACGGCTCCTCCTGGCTGCGGACCGAGCGGGTCTCGGTGTCGGGCACCCGGGTGCTGACCGAGACCCAGGTGCGCGAGGCTGCCGCCGTGCCGCTCGGCGACCCGTTGATTTCCGTCGACCTCGACGCGATCGAGTCACGTCTGCTGCAGAAATTGCGTCGAATCGACTCGGTCGAGGTCACTCGCTCATGGCCCCATGGAATCGGGCTGAAAGTGAGCGAACGTACTCCGGTTCTGATTGTCGAAGCGGCAGGAAATTCGGGCAAGTACGTCGAAGTGGACGCGAAAGGTGTGCGTTTTGCCACGGTTTCACGCGCCCCGGAAGGCGTTCCCGTACTGGAATTGACGGTGTCCCGGTCCGGTTCGTCCGCCGCCAGTCTGCGGCGATTCGGTGAGGACCGGCTCGTGCGCGAGGCGGTGCGGGTCGCCGACGCGATTCCGGCCGCGATCGCGCGCGAGACGCTGGTCGTCAAGGTCCGCTCCTACGACGCCATCTCGCTGGAGTTGAGCGGAGCCCGTACGGTCGCGTGGGGGAGCGCGGAGAAGGGGCGCGCGAAAGCCCGCGCGCTCACCGCACTGTTGAAAGCGGCCCCCGGCGCGGCGCACTTCGACGTGAGTGTCCCCACCGCGCCCGCGTCATCAGGGAGTTGA
- the murG gene encoding undecaprenyldiphospho-muramoylpentapeptide beta-N-acetylglucosaminyltransferase — protein sequence MHVVLAGGGTAGHIEPALALADALRRQDPTVGITALGTERGLETRLVPERGYELALIPAVPLPRKPTPELITVPGRLRGTIKATEQILERTKADAVVGFGGYVALPGYLAAKRLGVPIIVHEANARPGLANKIGSRYAAQVAVSTPDSKLRDARYIGIPLRRSIATLDRAAVRPEARALFGLDPNLPTLLVSGGSQGARRLNEVVQQVAPYLQQAGIQILHAVGPKNELPQVHQMPGMPPYIPVPYVDRMDLAYAAADMMLCRAGAMTVAELSAVGLPAAYVPLPIGNGEQRLNAQPVVKAGGGLLVDDAELTPQWVQQNVLPVLADPHRLYEMSRAASEFGRRDADDLLVGMVYEAIASSHRR from the coding sequence GTGCATGTCGTACTCGCCGGTGGCGGAACCGCCGGTCACATCGAGCCCGCGCTCGCCCTCGCGGACGCCCTGCGCAGGCAGGACCCGACCGTGGGCATCACGGCCCTGGGCACGGAGCGCGGCCTCGAGACACGCCTCGTCCCCGAGCGCGGCTACGAACTCGCGCTGATCCCCGCCGTGCCCCTGCCACGCAAGCCGACCCCCGAGCTGATCACCGTGCCCGGCCGGCTGCGTGGCACGATCAAGGCGACCGAGCAGATCCTGGAGCGCACCAAGGCGGACGCGGTCGTCGGCTTCGGCGGCTATGTCGCCCTGCCCGGCTACCTCGCCGCCAAGCGCCTCGGGGTGCCGATCATCGTCCACGAGGCCAACGCCCGCCCCGGCCTCGCCAACAAGATCGGCTCCCGGTACGCCGCCCAGGTCGCGGTCTCCACCCCGGACAGCAAGCTCCGCGACGCCCGCTACATCGGCATCCCGCTGCGCCGCTCCATCGCCACCCTCGACCGGGCCGCCGTGCGCCCCGAGGCCCGCGCGCTGTTCGGCCTCGACCCCAACCTGCCGACCCTGCTGGTCTCCGGCGGCTCCCAGGGCGCGCGCCGCCTCAACGAGGTCGTCCAGCAGGTCGCGCCCTACCTCCAGCAGGCCGGGATCCAGATCCTGCACGCGGTCGGCCCGAAGAACGAACTGCCGCAGGTGCACCAGATGCCGGGAATGCCCCCGTACATCCCGGTACCGTACGTGGACCGGATGGACCTCGCGTACGCCGCGGCCGACATGATGCTCTGCCGTGCGGGCGCGATGACCGTCGCCGAACTCTCCGCCGTCGGGCTCCCGGCCGCCTACGTCCCGCTGCCCATCGGCAACGGCGAACAGCGGCTGAACGCCCAGCCGGTGGTCAAGGCCGGCGGCGGACTGCTGGTCGACGACGCGGAGCTGACGCCGCAGTGGGTGCAGCAGAACGTGCTGCCCGTCCTCGCCGACCCGCACCGGCTGTACGAGATGTCCCGCGCCGCCAGCGAGTTCGGCCGCCGGGACGCCGACGACCTGCTCGTCGGGATGGTGTACGAGGCGATCGCGTCGTCGCATCGCCGTTAG